From the Accumulibacter sp. genome, one window contains:
- a CDS encoding cation-transporting P-type ATPase, which produces MKQRRQPPFLPHAETTPGSMSEPASPAQPDDEVPWHARSATTAARDLGVDPAAGLGSAEAAARLAHHGPNRLVGKAPATAASAASGRRTARAHPTGCRCWHRRRCAPTAAFAMASWSATRRRARCWRWRRKVAWTSRI; this is translated from the coding sequence ATGAAGCAGCGACGGCAACCTCCTTTTCTTCCTCACGCCGAGACCACGCCAGGCAGCATGTCCGAGCCGGCATCGCCTGCCCAGCCCGACGACGAGGTACCCTGGCACGCCCGCTCCGCGACGACCGCGGCCAGAGACCTGGGTGTAGACCCTGCCGCCGGCCTCGGCAGCGCCGAAGCGGCGGCCAGGCTCGCCCACCACGGTCCGAACCGGCTCGTCGGCAAGGCGCCGGCTACGGCGGCATCGGCAGCATCAGGCCGGAGGACGGCCAGGGCTCACCCGACTGGCTGCCGTTGCTGGCACCGGCGGCGTTGTGCCCCGACAGCCGCATTCGCGATGGCGAGTTGGTCGGCGACCCGACGAAGGGCGCGCTGCTGGCGCTGGCGGCGAAAGGTGGCGTGGACCTCGAGGATCTGA
- a CDS encoding ion transporter: MNATLSTLPGNDRRQRVRAWIGQPRVQNFIIGLILVNAALLGLETSASAMAAAGGLIVGLDRAILAVFVGEIALRLYAHRAAFWRDPWSVFDFAVIAIALLPATGPLAVLRALRVLRVLRLLSMVPSMRRVVGALLAAIPGLGSIAMVLLIIYYVFAVIASKLFAASHPEWFGDLGRSLYTLFQIMTLESWSMGIARPVMENFPHAWIFFVAFILVATFTMLNLFIAIIVNAMQSYTEAEQHGTQRVVEAAREHIEADLHAEMRSLRDEICALKSMLSGSQAMPPRPASERTGSTEG; this comes from the coding sequence ATGAATGCGACGCTGAGCACGCTCCCCGGCAACGATCGCCGCCAGCGGGTACGCGCGTGGATCGGGCAGCCGCGCGTGCAGAACTTCATCATCGGCCTGATCCTGGTGAACGCCGCCCTGCTCGGCCTGGAAACCTCGGCGAGCGCGATGGCGGCGGCAGGCGGGCTGATCGTCGGCCTTGACCGCGCCATCCTGGCGGTGTTCGTCGGCGAAATCGCCCTGCGCCTCTACGCCCATCGCGCGGCGTTCTGGCGCGATCCATGGAGCGTGTTCGACTTCGCCGTGATCGCCATCGCCCTGCTGCCGGCAACCGGACCCCTCGCCGTTCTGCGCGCGCTTCGCGTACTGCGGGTGCTGCGCCTCCTGAGCATGGTGCCTTCGATGCGGCGTGTCGTCGGCGCCCTGCTGGCGGCGATTCCGGGCCTCGGCTCGATCGCCATGGTGCTGCTGATCATTTACTACGTCTTCGCGGTGATCGCCAGCAAGCTGTTCGCGGCAAGCCACCCGGAATGGTTCGGCGATCTCGGTCGCTCGCTGTACACACTGTTCCAGATCATGACCCTGGAGAGCTGGTCGATGGGCATCGCCCGCCCGGTGATGGAGAACTTCCCCCACGCCTGGATCTTCTTCGTCGCCTTCATCCTGGTGGCGACCTTCACCATGCTCAACCTGTTCATCGCCATCATCGTCAACGCCATGCAGAGCTACACCGAGGCGGAGCAGCACGGCACGCAAAGGGTCGTCGAAGCCGCGCGCGAGCACATCGAGGCCGACCTGCACGCCGAGATGCGCAGCCTGCGCGACGAAATCTGCGCGTTGAAATCGATGCTGTCCGGCAGCCAGGCCATGCCGCCCAGGCCGGCGTCGGAGCGCACCGGCAGCACAGAAGGATGA
- a CDS encoding TerC family protein — translation MSASVESFATGPMWAGFIAFVLAMLALDLFVLGGNKVRRVPVREALAWVIAWVCLALAFAGLLWWHLHGTQGADVAQRKTLEFLTGYLIEQSLSVDNMFVFVMIFSYFAVPPELQRRVLLYGVVGAIVMRAGMILAGVWLVSEFAWVLYVFGAFLVITGIKMLIFADHAPDLEKNPLLRWLRGHLRITPGFHGESFFVRQNGILWATPMFLVLVLIEASDLVFAVDSIPAIFAVTTDPFIVFTSNIFAIMGLRALYFVLADMADRFHLLKYGLALVLVFIGGKMLAAPWFHLPIQWSLAIVAGTILLSVVASLVVTRPRAATEDTA, via the coding sequence ATGAGCGCCAGCGTCGAGAGTTTCGCCACCGGCCCGATGTGGGCAGGCTTCATCGCTTTCGTCCTCGCCATGCTGGCGCTCGACCTGTTCGTCCTCGGCGGCAACAAGGTACGTCGGGTACCGGTCAGGGAAGCGCTGGCCTGGGTGATCGCTTGGGTCTGCCTGGCACTGGCTTTTGCCGGACTGCTCTGGTGGCACCTGCACGGTACCCAGGGCGCCGATGTGGCGCAGCGCAAGACGCTCGAGTTCCTCACCGGCTACCTGATCGAACAATCGCTGTCGGTCGACAACATGTTCGTGTTCGTCATGATCTTCAGCTACTTCGCGGTGCCACCGGAACTGCAGCGCCGCGTGCTGCTTTATGGCGTCGTCGGCGCCATCGTCATGCGCGCCGGCATGATCCTCGCCGGGGTGTGGCTGGTATCGGAGTTCGCCTGGGTGCTCTACGTCTTCGGCGCCTTCCTGGTGATCACCGGCATCAAGATGCTGATCTTCGCCGACCATGCGCCGGACCTCGAGAAGAACCCGCTGCTGCGCTGGCTGCGCGGGCATCTGCGCATCACCCCGGGCTTCCACGGCGAGTCGTTCTTCGTCCGGCAGAACGGCATCCTCTGGGCGACGCCGATGTTCCTCGTACTCGTCCTGATCGAGGCGAGCGACCTGGTGTTCGCGGTCGACAGCATCCCGGCGATCTTCGCCGTCACCACCGACCCCTTCATCGTCTTCACGTCCAACATCTTCGCCATCATGGGGCTGCGCGCGCTGTATTTCGTGCTCGCCGACATGGCCGACCGCTTCCACCTGCTCAAGTACGGCCTCGCCCTCGTGCTCGTCTTCATCGGCGGCAAGATGCTCGCTGCGCCCTGGTTCCACCTGCCGATCCAGTGGTCCCTGGCGATCGTCGCCGGCACCATCCTGCTATCGGTGGTCGCCAGTCTGGTCGTGACAAGGCCCCGGGCGGCGACGGAAGACACCGCATGA
- the hpf gene encoding ribosome hibernation-promoting factor, HPF/YfiA family yields MNLQIQSHDFALTDALRQHVATRLACALNHGQEVVTRIIVRLADVNGPRGGEDKSCSIEVRLKGAPALVVEDTQSDLYVAVDRAAGRIGRTLDRYLARRRESAMPAASQQSSLSEETP; encoded by the coding sequence ATGAACCTGCAAATCCAGTCACACGACTTCGCCCTCACCGACGCGCTGCGCCAGCATGTCGCGACGCGCCTCGCCTGCGCGCTGAACCATGGTCAGGAGGTCGTCACGCGCATCATCGTGCGTCTTGCCGATGTCAATGGGCCGCGCGGCGGCGAGGACAAGTCCTGCAGCATCGAAGTCCGCCTCAAGGGTGCTCCGGCCCTGGTCGTCGAGGATACCCAGAGCGATCTCTACGTCGCCGTCGATCGCGCCGCCGGGCGAATCGGCCGCACGCTCGACCGCTACCTGGCGCGCAGACGCGAGTCGGCCATGCCGGCGGCCAGCCAGCAGTCGTCGCTCAGCGAGGAAACGCCATGA
- the nhaR gene encoding transcriptional activator NhaR: protein MINYKHLHYFVSVARSGGVSRAAERLHLTPQTLSGQIAQFEERLGVSLFRRVGRRLELTETGKLALSYAEEIFQTGAELEDLLQNGSDGRFITFRVGIADVVPKFIAHRLLAPVLEVPGALRLICQEDRLERLLADLAIHRLDMVLADRPIPPGAEIKGYSHPLGESAVAFMAAPVLAARLAGCFPDCLDGAPLLLPGRDSTLHGTLPRWLERQGMRLRIVGEFDDSALMKAFGEAGAGVFPAPAASVADVTAHYRVVKLGETEEVRERFFLISAERRLTHPAARAVSENARAGAFGVQPQAG from the coding sequence ATGATCAACTACAAGCACTTGCATTACTTCGTCAGCGTCGCCCGCTCGGGCGGCGTCAGCCGCGCCGCCGAGCGGCTGCACCTGACGCCGCAGACGCTCTCCGGGCAGATCGCCCAGTTCGAGGAACGGCTTGGTGTCTCGCTCTTCCGGCGCGTCGGGCGCCGCCTCGAGCTGACCGAGACGGGCAAGCTGGCGCTCTCCTACGCCGAGGAAATCTTCCAGACCGGGGCCGAGCTCGAGGATCTGCTGCAGAACGGCAGCGACGGGCGCTTCATCACCTTCCGCGTCGGCATCGCCGATGTCGTGCCGAAATTCATCGCCCATCGCCTGCTGGCGCCGGTGCTCGAGGTTCCCGGGGCGCTGCGCCTGATCTGCCAGGAAGACCGGCTGGAACGCCTGCTCGCCGACCTGGCGATCCACCGGCTCGACATGGTCCTGGCCGACCGCCCGATTCCTCCGGGCGCCGAGATCAAGGGCTACAGCCACCCGCTCGGTGAATCGGCGGTGGCTTTCATGGCCGCACCGGTGCTGGCTGCGCGGCTGGCGGGCTGCTTTCCGGATTGTCTGGACGGTGCGCCGCTGCTGTTGCCCGGACGTGACAGCACGCTGCACGGGACGTTGCCGCGCTGGCTCGAGCGCCAGGGGATGCGGCTGCGCATCGTCGGCGAATTCGATGACAGCGCCCTGATGAAGGCTTTCGGCGAAGCCGGCGCCGGCGTCTTTCCGGCGCCGGCAGCCAGTGTGGCGGACGTGACGGCACACTACCGCGTCGTCAAGCTGGGCGAGACGGAGGAAGTTCGTGAGCGCTTCTTCCTGATTTCGGCGGAGCGGCGGCTGACCCATCCCGCTGCGCGAGCGGTCAGCGAGAACGCGCGCGCCGGTGCGTTCGGCGTCCAGCCGCAGGCGGGCTGA
- the mnmC gene encoding FAD-dependent 5-carboxymethylaminomethyl-2-thiouridine(34) oxidoreductase MnmC has protein sequence MERHAIVIGAGLAGSSAAERLAARGWRISLIDRATAPGEGASGNRAGVLRPLPSLDDNRLARLTRAAFEYALSHLQALTAAGLPLRWGQTGVLHLARDERHASTQQRVVAEQSPAAGYLRWLDRTAASELAGWPVASGGWWFAGGGWVDPASLCRANLARHGAAVVPHYRRQVERIDYEDGCWRCFTGSGELIATAPVMILANASDARRFAATSHLPLRPARGQVSHLPAVPGSPPAIVVCRLGYVTPAVDGLRCAGASFAVDDDEAGLRAADHAENLARLELILPGYGRHLDPAGLDGRVGFRPLSPDRLPMVGAVADASVIEPGSAGTSLGELRRVPGLYLSNGFGARGIVWSALAGELLACLIDGGRPAIAADLIDSVDPGRFLLPGRRQRRAAGVRR, from the coding sequence GTGGAACGGCACGCGATCGTCATCGGCGCCGGCCTCGCCGGCAGCAGCGCCGCCGAACGGCTGGCGGCGCGTGGCTGGCGGATCAGCCTGATCGATCGTGCGACAGCGCCCGGCGAGGGCGCCTCGGGCAATCGTGCCGGCGTCCTGCGACCGCTGCCCTCGCTCGACGACAACCGCCTGGCGCGACTGACGCGCGCCGCTTTCGAGTATGCCCTGAGCCACCTGCAGGCGCTCACCGCCGCCGGCCTGCCGCTGCGCTGGGGACAGACCGGAGTTCTGCACCTGGCGCGCGATGAGCGCCACGCGAGCACGCAGCAGCGTGTCGTCGCCGAGCAGAGCCCGGCTGCTGGCTACCTGCGCTGGCTCGATCGCACCGCCGCCAGCGAACTGGCCGGCTGGCCGGTGGCCAGCGGCGGCTGGTGGTTTGCCGGTGGCGGCTGGGTCGATCCGGCTTCACTGTGCCGCGCCAATCTCGCCCGGCACGGCGCCGCGGTGGTGCCACACTATCGGCGGCAAGTCGAACGCATCGACTACGAGGACGGCTGTTGGCGCTGCTTCACGGGCAGCGGTGAGCTCATCGCCACGGCACCGGTAATGATACTCGCCAACGCCAGCGACGCCCGCCGCTTCGCTGCCACCAGCCACCTGCCGCTGCGCCCGGCGCGCGGTCAGGTGTCGCATCTGCCGGCCGTCCCTGGCTCGCCACCGGCCATCGTCGTCTGCCGTCTCGGCTACGTGACGCCGGCGGTCGACGGTCTGCGCTGTGCCGGCGCCAGCTTCGCGGTCGACGACGACGAGGCCGGACTGCGTGCCGCCGACCACGCCGAAAACCTGGCGCGGCTCGAGCTCATCCTGCCCGGCTACGGCCGACACCTCGACCCCGCAGGGCTCGACGGCCGCGTCGGCTTCCGTCCGCTGTCGCCTGATCGCCTGCCGATGGTCGGCGCCGTCGCCGACGCATCCGTGATCGAGCCCGGGAGCGCTGGCACGTCGCTCGGCGAGTTGCGCCGCGTACCGGGTCTGTACCTAAGCAACGGTTTCGGCGCCCGCGGCATCGTCTGGTCGGCGCTCGCCGGCGAACTGCTCGCCTGCCTGATCGACGGCGGCCGGCCAGCGATCGCCGCCGACCTCATCGACTCCGTCGACCCGGGTCGTTTCCTGCTGCCGGGTCGGCGCCAGCGGCGAGCAGCAGGAGTGCGGCGATGA
- the lysS gene encoding lysine--tRNA ligase, which translates to MQPDKPQDHSPALPAEDENHIIAERRAKLAELRQLGPAYPNDFARENTAGKINELYDGKRSEELAEVPVEVRVAGRIMLKRVMGKASFITLQDLSGRIQAYVSRDDIGEDLYAAFRRWDMGDIVGVVGTLFRTRTGELTIRCAAIRLLTKSLRPLPEKFHGLTDQEQKYRMRYLDLITSEQSRFTFAVRSRIVQSIRSYMVQHGFLEVETPMMHPIPGGATARPFRTHHNTLDMDLFLRIAPELYLKRLVVGGLEKVFEINRNFRNEGISPRHNPEFTMMEFYEAYSEYRQLMDFTEGLLRQSAREALGCEVFEYQGRTLDFARPFARLTIVEAIRQSHPGFSVEQLGDAAWLRDRLHAMQVACAPTAGVGALQLQLFEETTEADLWQPTFIVDYPAEVSPLARRSDRNPEIAERFELFIAGREIANGFSELNDPEDQAARFLEQARAKEAGDEEAMYYDADYVRALEYGLPPTAGCGVGIDRLVMLLTDAANIRDVILFPQMRPE; encoded by the coding sequence ATGCAACCCGACAAGCCGCAGGACCACTCGCCGGCGCTTCCCGCCGAAGACGAAAACCACATCATCGCCGAACGGCGCGCCAAGCTCGCCGAACTGCGCCAGCTCGGCCCGGCCTACCCGAACGATTTCGCGCGCGAGAACACCGCCGGCAAGATCAACGAGTTGTACGACGGCAAGCGCAGCGAGGAACTGGCCGAAGTACCGGTCGAGGTGCGCGTCGCCGGCCGCATCATGTTGAAGAGGGTGATGGGCAAGGCGTCGTTCATCACCCTGCAGGACCTCTCCGGCCGCATCCAGGCCTACGTCAGCCGTGACGACATCGGCGAGGACCTCTACGCGGCTTTCAGGCGCTGGGACATGGGCGACATCGTCGGCGTCGTCGGCACCCTCTTTCGCACGCGCACCGGCGAACTGACCATCCGCTGCGCGGCGATCCGCCTGCTGACCAAGTCGCTGCGGCCGCTGCCGGAAAAGTTCCACGGTCTCACCGACCAGGAACAGAAGTACCGCATGCGCTACCTCGACCTGATCACCAGCGAGCAGTCGCGCTTCACCTTCGCGGTGCGCAGCCGCATCGTGCAGTCGATCCGCAGCTACATGGTGCAGCATGGCTTCCTCGAGGTGGAAACGCCGATGATGCACCCGATTCCCGGCGGCGCGACGGCGCGACCGTTCCGGACGCACCACAACACGCTCGACATGGATCTCTTCCTGCGCATCGCGCCCGAGCTCTATCTCAAGCGGCTGGTCGTCGGCGGCCTGGAGAAGGTTTTCGAGATCAACCGCAACTTCCGCAACGAGGGCATCAGCCCACGCCACAACCCCGAGTTCACGATGATGGAGTTCTACGAGGCGTACTCGGAGTACCGGCAGCTGATGGACTTCACCGAAGGGCTGCTGCGCCAGAGCGCGCGCGAGGCGCTCGGCTGCGAGGTCTTCGAATACCAGGGCCGCACGCTCGATTTCGCGCGCCCCTTCGCCCGCCTGACGATCGTCGAGGCGATCCGCCAGAGCCATCCCGGCTTCAGCGTCGAGCAACTGGGCGATGCCGCCTGGCTGCGCGACCGGCTGCACGCGATGCAGGTCGCCTGTGCGCCGACGGCTGGCGTCGGCGCACTGCAGCTGCAGCTCTTCGAGGAGACGACCGAAGCCGACCTCTGGCAGCCGACCTTCATCGTCGACTACCCGGCCGAAGTCAGCCCGCTGGCACGCCGCAGCGATCGCAACCCGGAGATCGCCGAGCGCTTCGAGCTGTTCATCGCCGGGCGCGAGATCGCCAACGGCTTCTCCGAACTCAACGATCCGGAAGACCAGGCGGCGCGTTTCCTCGAGCAGGCGCGGGCAAAGGAGGCCGGCGACGAGGAGGCGATGTACTACGATGCCGACTACGTGCGGGCACTCGAGTACGGCCTGCCGCCGACCGCCGGTTGCGGCGTCGGCATCGACCGCCTGGTGATGCTGCTCACCGACGCGGCGAACATCCGCGACGTCATCCTCTTCCCGCAGATGCGCCCGGAGTAG
- the prfB gene encoding peptide chain release factor 2 (programmed frameshift): MEAEQLNSIENRIDDIAGRAGELRRYLDYDQKADQLKAVARELEDPKVWDNAERAQELGRQKRSLENVVLTLDRVGDGLRDAGDLFAMARDEDDDETLQAVVADIDGIEKEVAALEFRRMFNNPADPLNCFLDIQAGAGGTEAQDWAAMLLRMYLRYAERKGYAVEVLEESEGEVAGIKTASIRISGDYAYGMLRSETGIHRLVRKSPFDSNARRHTSFCSVSAYPEIDDSFAIEINPADLRIDTYRASGAGGQHINKTDSAVRITHLPSNIVVQCQNDRSQHRNRAEAMAMLKSRLYEAEMRKRQAEQQKLEDAKSDIGWGHQIRSYVLDQSRIKDLRTNVEVGNTQGVLDGDLDQFIEASLKQGV, translated from the exons ATGGAAGCCGAACAACTCAACAGCATCGAGAACCGCATCGACGACATCGCCGGTCGCGCCGGCGAGCTGCGGAGGTATCTT GACTACGATCAGAAAGCGGATCAGCTGAAGGCGGTCGCGCGCGAGCTCGAGGATCCGAAGGTCTGGGACAACGCCGAGCGCGCGCAGGAGCTCGGACGGCAGAAGCGCTCGCTGGAGAACGTCGTGCTGACGCTCGACCGCGTCGGCGATGGCCTGCGCGACGCTGGCGACCTGTTCGCCATGGCGCGCGACGAGGACGACGACGAAACGCTGCAGGCAGTGGTCGCCGACATCGACGGCATCGAGAAGGAAGTCGCCGCGCTCGAGTTCCGGCGCATGTTCAACAACCCGGCAGACCCGCTCAACTGCTTCCTCGACATCCAGGCCGGAGCCGGTGGCACCGAGGCGCAGGACTGGGCGGCGATGCTGCTGCGCATGTACCTGCGCTACGCCGAACGCAAGGGTTACGCCGTCGAGGTGCTCGAGGAGTCCGAAGGCGAGGTCGCCGGCATCAAGACCGCGAGCATCCGGATTTCCGGCGACTACGCCTACGGCATGCTGCGCTCGGAGACGGGCATCCATCGCCTGGTACGCAAGTCGCCCTTCGACTCGAACGCCCGCCGCCATACCAGCTTCTGCTCGGTGTCGGCCTACCCCGAGATCGACGATTCCTTCGCCATCGAGATCAACCCGGCCGACCTGCGCATCGACACCTACCGCGCCTCAGGTGCCGGCGGCCAGCACATCAACAAGACCGATTCGGCCGTCCGCATCACGCACCTGCCGAGCAACATCGTCGTCCAGTGCCAGAACGACCGCTCGCAGCACCGCAACCGCGCCGAAGCGATGGCGATGCTGAAGTCACGCCTCTATGAGGCCGAAATGCGCAAGCGGCAGGCCGAACAGCAGAAGCTCGAGGACGCCAAGTCCGACATCGGCTGGGGCCATCAGATCCGCTCCTACGTCCTCGACCAGTCGCGCATCAAGGATCTGCGCACCAATGTCGAGGTCGGCAACACGCAGGGCGTGCTCGACGGCGACCTCGACCAGTTCATCGAGGCCAGCCTGAAGCAGGGCGTCTGA
- a CDS encoding GNAT family N-acetyltransferase: MQALDILGDTVRIREALASDEQEIKGVHLAAFGDEGPVVADLALALMADESAKPILVLVAESEKGVVGSIIFGSAHIPGAECGPSYILAPLAVAPEMQHMGVGRQLVESGLTVLRERGAELVFVLGDPRYYGRFGFGTGHKVRAPHAIPYPEAWMCLPLGKLVPDMVEGQLACAESLNRAEHW; this comes from the coding sequence GTGCAGGCGCTGGATATTCTTGGAGACACTGTGCGGATTCGAGAAGCGCTGGCGTCAGATGAGCAGGAAATAAAAGGGGTTCATCTCGCCGCGTTCGGAGATGAAGGCCCAGTGGTCGCCGACCTGGCTTTGGCGTTGATGGCCGATGAATCCGCAAAGCCCATCCTGGTGCTTGTCGCTGAGTCGGAGAAAGGCGTAGTTGGCAGCATAATCTTCGGCTCAGCGCACATACCGGGCGCGGAGTGTGGCCCTTCGTACATACTGGCGCCTTTGGCCGTAGCGCCTGAGATGCAACACATGGGCGTCGGACGACAGCTTGTCGAGTCAGGGCTGACAGTACTTCGGGAGCGTGGTGCTGAGCTGGTCTTCGTTCTCGGAGACCCCCGCTATTACGGTCGGTTCGGATTCGGCACGGGGCACAAAGTGCGTGCACCCCATGCTATTCCGTACCCAGAGGCCTGGATGTGCCTGCCGTTGGGCAAGCTTGTTCCAGATATGGTTGAAGGTCAGTTGGCTTGTGCCGAGTCGCTCAACCGGGCAGAGCATTGGTGA
- a CDS encoding DUF1254 domain-containing protein translates to MKRPLASLGSLVGGALLALASLAEVQSPPVIPPSISTPDRVDSRIGTLEFRDGAPSQATLDKVYDHLDYTRAFEAFVNTMQGVNAAAIRKGLLDVGVKDNEILVFSRLMDAKSLFLTANADTVYFIGTLDLTKGPMVLETPPNALGTLDDMWWRWVIDFGAPGPDRGAGGKYLILPPGYDGPVPEGGFYVARSKTTRVLILGRMFMENDSPAPAVEAIKKFTRIYPYQAGGVGTSVAEFLGGKARLGPITAPPATVFHEGSGKVMNTIPPNDFSYFEMLNEVVQQEPATAIDPELMGPIAAIGIIKGKPFAPDARLRKILNDALAVANATSRSLFMAPRAADWHYYPGSAWTNFLFVSGHEFETPIPMITREGVKPFAPTGYRTLDARAAFFYGITGITPAMAMRLPGIGSQYLLAFQDANKQFFDGAKTYKVTLPKGIPEAKFWSLTLYDNQSRSMLDTPQRYPRAGSQKFPSPAAEPDASGVTTVHFGPKQPEGVKRGNWIQTTPGKGWFVILRLYSPLEPFFNKSWRPSEIELVR, encoded by the coding sequence ATGAAACGACCCCTTGCATCCTTGGGTTCCCTCGTGGGTGGCGCCCTGCTCGCACTGGCCAGCCTCGCCGAGGTTCAGTCACCGCCGGTGATCCCTCCCTCGATCAGCACACCGGACCGGGTCGACAGCCGGATCGGCACGCTCGAATTCAGGGACGGCGCGCCGAGCCAGGCGACCCTGGACAAGGTCTACGACCACCTTGACTACACACGCGCCTTCGAGGCATTCGTGAACACGATGCAGGGCGTGAACGCGGCCGCCATCCGCAAGGGCCTTCTCGATGTCGGCGTGAAGGACAACGAGATCCTCGTGTTCTCCCGCCTGATGGACGCGAAATCGCTGTTCCTGACGGCCAACGCGGACACGGTGTACTTCATCGGCACCCTTGACCTGACGAAGGGACCGATGGTGCTGGAGACGCCGCCCAACGCCCTGGGCACGCTGGACGACATGTGGTGGCGCTGGGTGATCGATTTCGGCGCGCCCGGCCCGGACCGGGGCGCGGGCGGCAAGTACCTGATCCTGCCGCCCGGCTACGACGGTCCGGTACCCGAGGGCGGCTTCTACGTCGCCCGCTCGAAGACCACCCGCGTCCTGATCCTGGGACGCATGTTCATGGAGAACGACAGCCCGGCACCGGCGGTGGAGGCGATCAAGAAGTTCACCAGGATCTATCCGTACCAGGCCGGCGGTGTGGGCACCAGCGTGGCCGAGTTCCTGGGCGGCAAGGCCCGGCTGGGCCCGATCACGGCACCCCCGGCCACCGTGTTCCACGAGGGCAGCGGCAAGGTGATGAACACCATCCCGCCCAACGACTTCAGCTACTTCGAGATGCTCAACGAGGTGGTGCAGCAGGAACCGGCCACCGCGATCGACCCCGAGCTGATGGGCCCGATCGCGGCGATCGGAATCATCAAGGGCAAGCCCTTCGCGCCCGATGCGCGCCTGCGCAAGATCCTCAACGACGCGCTCGCCGTGGCCAACGCAACCTCGCGCAGCCTGTTCATGGCGCCGCGCGCGGCCGACTGGCACTATTACCCCGGCTCGGCATGGACGAACTTCCTGTTCGTCAGCGGTCACGAGTTCGAGACACCGATTCCGATGATCACGCGCGAGGGCGTCAAGCCGTTCGCGCCCACCGGCTACCGCACCCTCGACGCTCGCGCGGCCTTTTTCTACGGCATCACCGGGATCACGCCGGCGATGGCGATGCGGCTGCCGGGCATCGGCTCGCAGTACCTGCTCGCGTTCCAGGACGCGAACAAGCAGTTCTTCGACGGCGCGAAGACGTACAAGGTGACGCTGCCCAAGGGCATCCCCGAGGCGAAGTTCTGGTCGCTGACGCTCTACGACAACCAGTCGCGCTCGATGCTGGACACGCCGCAGCGCTACCCCCGCGCCGGCAGCCAGAAATTCCCGTCCCCTGCCGCTGAGCCGGACGCCTCGGGCGTCACGACGGTGCACTTCGGGCCGAAGCAGCCTGAGGGGGTCAAGCGCGGCAACTGGATCCAGACGACGCCTGGCAAGGGCTGGTTCGTGATCCTGCGGCTGTACAGCCCACTCGAGCCCTTCTTCAACAAGAGCTGGCGGCCGAGCGAGATCGAGCTGGTTCGTTGA
- a CDS encoding FMN-binding negative transcriptional regulator — MYLPEHFDEAREEELLRTVAAYPLGALVVAGPDGLDANHLPFLIDETSTSPKRLLAHVARANPLWQESTDGSAVLVIFRAGDAYVSPNWYPSKHDFHRQVPTWNYRVVHVHGKLYVRDDERFVRGVVARLTRTHEAQTGSPRPWKMGDSPPEYIDRMLSAIVGIEVEVTRMIGKWKLSQNKEERDRINAAEELRQRGEQAISAAMLDTVDTVRPTLF, encoded by the coding sequence ATGTATCTGCCAGAGCACTTCGACGAAGCACGCGAGGAAGAACTTCTGCGGACTGTTGCCGCGTACCCCCTGGGTGCTCTGGTGGTCGCTGGACCCGATGGCCTCGATGCCAACCACCTGCCGTTCCTGATCGACGAGACGAGCACGAGTCCGAAAAGGCTGTTGGCGCACGTCGCTCGCGCGAACCCGTTGTGGCAGGAAAGCACGGACGGGAGTGCGGTGCTGGTGATCTTCCGTGCCGGAGACGCCTATGTCTCGCCGAACTGGTATCCCAGCAAGCACGATTTCCACAGGCAAGTCCCGACCTGGAACTACCGCGTCGTGCACGTGCATGGCAAGCTCTACGTCCGGGACGACGAACGGTTCGTGCGTGGCGTCGTGGCGCGACTGACGCGCACCCATGAGGCGCAGACCGGTTCGCCGCGGCCTTGGAAGATGGGCGATTCCCCGCCGGAATACATCGACCGGATGCTCTCGGCGATCGTCGGCATCGAGGTCGAGGTCACCCGGATGATCGGCAAGTGGAAACTGAGCCAAAACAAGGAGGAACGGGATCGCATCAACGCGGCGGAGGAACTGCGCCAGCGTGGTGAGCAGGCAATCTCCGCAGCGATGCTCGACACGGTTGACACGGTTCGACCAACCCTGTTCTGA